A stretch of Candidatus Binatia bacterium DNA encodes these proteins:
- a CDS encoding dihydrodipicolinate synthase family protein: MLSAKDLSGVLAMMPAFSTPDAVDIRATETIAVDNLKEGVDRIIKDGANNIATTGTYGECYNLLFDEFKTLAVATVEAVKKRVPLFIGCTSPNPREVVQKMKFVKDLGADGVLLGVPYYETLPVADAIRFYHDIAELFPTLNIVIYHNPENHKFTIPVAAFKELVKNPTIIGMKDSHRTTSAFQQLQRIVKGKISVFVNQVQLHPYYRLGAAGCWSTEVWMGPWPVLYLLDLVKRGEDEKASEVIADLAEDGGGGRPVPGSGNKRPADFADYCKVGPTRVPFLNFPEAQMEKAKKRAAHWQKLNEKYRPLVEAERNRTAA, from the coding sequence ATGTTATCCGCCAAAGATCTGAGTGGAGTGCTAGCCATGATGCCGGCCTTTTCGACGCCGGACGCCGTCGATATCCGGGCGACCGAGACTATTGCGGTCGATAACCTCAAGGAGGGGGTCGACCGGATTATCAAAGACGGCGCCAACAATATTGCGACTACGGGAACATACGGTGAATGCTACAATTTGCTCTTTGACGAATTTAAAACCCTGGCGGTCGCCACGGTGGAGGCCGTTAAGAAGCGAGTGCCGCTGTTCATCGGTTGCACGAGCCCCAACCCACGGGAAGTCGTCCAGAAGATGAAATTCGTCAAAGACCTGGGCGCCGATGGAGTTCTTCTGGGAGTGCCGTACTACGAAACTCTCCCGGTCGCGGACGCGATTCGCTTCTATCACGATATAGCGGAGCTTTTCCCCACCTTGAATATCGTCATCTACCACAACCCGGAAAATCACAAGTTCACGATCCCCGTAGCGGCCTTCAAGGAGCTGGTGAAGAACCCGACGATTATAGGCATGAAGGACAGTCATAGAACCACGTCGGCTTTCCAGCAGTTGCAGAGAATCGTCAAGGGAAAGATCAGCGTCTTCGTCAATCAGGTGCAATTGCATCCTTATTACCGTCTCGGCGCCGCGGGCTGCTGGTCGACCGAGGTGTGGATGGGACCGTGGCCGGTGCTGTATCTGTTGGACCTGGTCAAAAGAGGCGAGGACGAGAAGGCATCGGAAGTCATTGCCGACCTGGCGGAGGATGGGGGCGGCGGCCGGCCGGTGCCCGGTTCCGGAAACAAACGGCCGGCGGACTTTGCGGACTATTGTAAAGTCGGACCGACCCGGGTGCCGTTTCTCAATTTTCCCGAGGCCCAGATGGAAAAGGCCAAGAAGCGAGCCGCGCATTGGCAGAAGCTCAACGAAAAGTATCGTCCGCTCGTCGAGGCTGAGAGAAACCGAACGGCGGCCTGA